From the Acidobacteriota bacterium genome, one window contains:
- a CDS encoding tetratricopeptide repeat protein, which yields MKRPAALVVALLLVAASTGPVRAQNELGQIDFPTSGAPAAQPAFLKGVLLLHSFEYDDAKEAFLEAQQADPGFAMAYWGEAMTYNHPVWQQTAPELARAALARLAPTLEGRLAKAPTAKEKDWLASLERLYSTDEKLTRDRAYAEHMRRMHEKYPADDEVTSFYALALLGTSHGGRDFSIYMKAAALVEQVYAKNPQHPGAAHYLIHSYDDPIHAPLGLRFADAYSKIAPAASHALHMPSHIYVALGMWDEASAINERSMKAADARRAEKALDVDARGFHAMLWLVYGYAQQGRFEESRALLSQMEADAKTSGSVRTRSHLALARAAWLIESRKWGEAKAPVVAKGLGTDAAIADLFAIGMAAIRSGNRLAGGNALQQMAVLMEDSPTAAGPATTPPAMVGKPPAAGPSKPVVSGSTRAGISPVVESHAAHTGGQPAIGLPSAGGGPDKRAAQVMAQQLEAVLLFSEGRREEALVLARQAAVVEDGMSFEFGPPVPVKPAHELVGEMLMDLRRPREAIPAFETSLKRNPRRALSLLGLGRASMAVKDMSRAMGAYGELRKIWKNADKGLPELRELGLVPPPSY from the coding sequence ATGAAACGACCTGCCGCCCTCGTCGTGGCCCTCCTCCTGGTTGCCGCTTCCACCGGCCCTGTGCGGGCGCAGAACGAGCTGGGCCAGATCGATTTCCCCACTTCGGGCGCCCCAGCCGCGCAGCCAGCATTCCTCAAGGGCGTGCTGCTGCTGCACAGCTTCGAGTACGACGATGCCAAAGAGGCGTTCCTCGAGGCGCAACAGGCGGACCCGGGGTTCGCCATGGCGTACTGGGGCGAGGCCATGACCTACAACCACCCGGTGTGGCAGCAGACGGCGCCAGAGCTCGCCAGGGCCGCGCTGGCGCGCCTCGCACCAACCCTCGAAGGCCGTCTCGCCAAGGCGCCGACGGCAAAGGAGAAGGATTGGCTCGCCTCGCTCGAACGCCTCTACAGCACGGACGAGAAACTGACGCGCGACCGCGCCTACGCCGAACACATGCGGCGCATGCACGAGAAGTATCCGGCTGACGACGAGGTGACGTCCTTCTACGCGCTGGCGTTGCTCGGCACCAGCCACGGCGGCCGCGACTTCTCCATCTACATGAAGGCGGCGGCGCTCGTCGAGCAGGTCTACGCGAAGAACCCGCAACACCCCGGCGCCGCGCATTACCTGATTCATTCGTACGACGACCCCATCCACGCGCCGCTCGGCCTGCGCTTCGCCGACGCCTATTCGAAGATCGCGCCGGCAGCCTCGCATGCCCTGCACATGCCGTCGCACATCTACGTCGCGCTCGGCATGTGGGATGAAGCCTCGGCGATCAACGAGCGCTCGATGAAGGCCGCCGACGCGCGCCGCGCCGAGAAGGCGCTCGACGTCGACGCCCGCGGCTTCCACGCCATGCTGTGGCTGGTCTATGGCTACGCCCAGCAGGGCCGGTTCGAGGAGTCACGCGCGCTGTTGTCGCAGATGGAGGCCGACGCCAAGACCAGCGGTTCGGTGCGGACCCGCAGCCACCTGGCACTGGCCCGCGCCGCCTGGCTGATCGAGTCGCGCAAGTGGGGCGAGGCCAAGGCGCCGGTCGTGGCGAAGGGCCTCGGCACCGACGCCGCCATCGCGGACCTGTTCGCCATCGGGATGGCGGCCATCCGTTCAGGCAACCGGCTGGCCGGCGGCAACGCGCTCCAGCAGATGGCAGTGCTGATGGAAGATTCTCCCACCGCCGCGGGCCCGGCCACGACTCCGCCCGCTATGGTGGGCAAGCCCCCAGCCGCGGGGCCGAGCAAGCCTGTCGTATCGGGGTCAACGAGGGCCGGGATTTCACCGGTCGTAGAGTCGCATGCCGCCCACACCGGCGGGCAGCCGGCGATCGGCCTGCCTTCGGCCGGCGGCGGGCCCGACAAGCGCGCCGCCCAGGTCATGGCTCAGCAGCTCGAGGCCGTCCTGCTGTTCTCGGAGGGCCGGCGCGAGGAGGCCCTGGTGCTGGCCCGCCAGGCGGCCGTAGTCGAAGACGGCATGTCGTTCGAGTTCGGCCCGCCGGTGCCGGTCAAACCGGCCCACGAGCTCGTCGGAGAGATGCTGATGGACCTGCGGCGCCCCCGCGAGGCGATCCCGGCGTTTGAGACCTCCCTGAAGCGGAACCCCCGGCG
- a CDS encoding carboxypeptidase regulatory-like domain-containing protein, whose translation MKHLIRFVFSLVAVLAVASTVNAQVTTGSLRGKVQNEQQQPVAGASVIAIHLPSGSSYEATTRNDGGFTIVGMRVGGPYSVTVAYSGGGAAAFAPETQESIEVNLGVATDLAFTVRAIAVTETITVTAQSDAVFASNRTGAATAVTREEMASLPTISNRLESFARLTPSMGGNMSFAGQDNRMNNITVDGSYFNNSFGLGGQPGDRTGVAPISMDAIEQVQINVAPFDVRSGNFVGAGINSVTRSGTNQFRGSGFYQFRDDGLVGKEAKDLPVNPGTFSFKNYGGWAAGPIVENKLFFFGNAEKEETEGPGTTFRANAGGEAAVGSTTRVLASDLTALSSFLKQRFGYDTGPFQDYAHLTPGRRLLAKFDYNINNRNKLSFRYNQLDSDTDVLLSNSSSLGFGNRRTNTFGLNFQNSNYKILENIKSGVGELNTVIGSTMSNSLIVGYSSHDESRESLGSFFPMVDILEGGSVYTTFGFEPFTPNNELRYKSFQLQNNFSKFSEKHTWTAGFSFERYESENVFFPGSQSVYVYNSLQDFYDDANRVRPVTLNRFQVRYNNIPGQDKPIQPLEVVYTGGYIQDEWTVNDKLKLIAGLRMDVPIFGETGYTNVNADALTFRDETGAAVQYQSGKLPDANLLWSPRLGFNWDVTGSRNTQVRGGSGVFTGKPLFVWISNQIGNTGVLTGFIQNNNSTANPFNPDPNAYKPTNVTGAPATSYELALTDQNFKFPQVWRTNVAVDRRLPGGFTGTAEFIYNRDVNGMYYINANLPAAQTSFAGADNRPRWTTNRINNVTGNQVSNATVIKNQDVGTAWNAVFSAKKNTSWGMVQAAYNYGESKNTVDPGSIAFGSWSNNAHSGDPNNPGTSYAGASPGHRFFMTGSYRKQYFGFGATAISAFFEARTIGNASYTFAGDMNGDGGFNDLLYIHANTGEMNFAPFTSGGVTYTAAQQAAAWEAYIAQDSYLSKNRGKYAERGAVFLPMVKRLDVSVTQDVFTSSGGGHRFQFRADFINFGNLLNKDWGVSQRLVSNQPLTNPAVDAAGQSTYRLRLVSGQLMSQSYQQTADLNDVYRIAFSLKYFFGS comes from the coding sequence ATGAAACATTTGATTAGGTTTGTCTTCTCCCTCGTCGCCGTTCTCGCCGTCGCGTCGACCGTCAACGCGCAGGTCACCACCGGCTCCCTTCGCGGCAAAGTCCAGAACGAGCAGCAGCAGCCCGTCGCTGGCGCCAGCGTCATTGCCATCCACCTCCCCTCGGGCTCGAGCTACGAGGCCACCACCCGCAACGACGGCGGCTTCACCATCGTCGGCATGCGCGTCGGCGGCCCGTATTCCGTGACGGTGGCCTACAGCGGCGGCGGCGCCGCCGCCTTTGCTCCCGAGACCCAGGAGAGCATCGAAGTGAACCTGGGCGTCGCCACCGACCTGGCCTTCACGGTGCGGGCCATTGCGGTGACCGAAACGATCACGGTGACCGCCCAGTCGGACGCGGTGTTTGCGTCGAACCGCACTGGCGCGGCGACCGCGGTCACGCGCGAGGAGATGGCGTCACTGCCGACCATTTCCAACCGCCTCGAGTCGTTCGCCCGGCTGACGCCGTCGATGGGCGGCAACATGTCGTTCGCCGGCCAGGACAACCGCATGAACAACATCACGGTGGATGGGTCCTACTTCAACAACTCGTTCGGCCTGGGCGGCCAGCCCGGCGACCGCACGGGCGTCGCGCCCATCTCGATGGACGCCATCGAGCAGGTCCAGATCAACGTGGCGCCGTTCGACGTGCGCTCGGGCAACTTCGTCGGCGCCGGCATCAACAGCGTCACGCGCAGCGGCACCAACCAGTTCCGCGGCTCCGGGTTCTACCAGTTCCGCGACGACGGCCTGGTCGGCAAGGAAGCCAAGGACCTGCCGGTGAACCCCGGTACGTTCAGCTTCAAGAACTACGGCGGTTGGGCGGCCGGCCCCATCGTCGAGAACAAGCTGTTTTTCTTTGGTAACGCCGAAAAGGAAGAGACCGAAGGACCGGGCACCACGTTCCGCGCCAACGCGGGCGGCGAGGCCGCCGTCGGCAGCACCACCCGGGTGCTGGCGTCCGACCTGACCGCGCTCAGCAGCTTCCTGAAGCAGCGCTTCGGCTACGACACCGGCCCGTTCCAGGATTACGCGCACCTGACCCCCGGCCGGCGCCTGCTGGCGAAGTTCGACTACAACATCAACAACCGCAACAAGCTCAGCTTCCGGTACAACCAGCTCGATTCGGACACCGACGTGTTGCTGTCGAACTCGTCGTCGCTCGGCTTCGGCAACCGCCGCACCAACACCTTCGGGCTGAACTTCCAGAACTCCAACTACAAGATCCTGGAGAACATCAAGTCGGGCGTCGGCGAACTGAACACCGTGATTGGTTCGACGATGTCGAACTCGCTGATTGTCGGCTACTCGTCGCACGACGAGAGCCGCGAATCGCTCGGCAGCTTCTTCCCGATGGTCGACATTCTCGAAGGCGGCTCGGTCTACACCACCTTCGGCTTCGAGCCGTTCACGCCGAACAACGAACTGCGCTACAAGTCGTTCCAGCTCCAGAACAACTTCAGCAAGTTCTCGGAGAAGCACACCTGGACGGCCGGCTTCAGCTTCGAGCGCTACGAGTCCGAGAACGTCTTCTTCCCGGGGTCGCAGAGCGTCTACGTCTACAACTCGCTGCAGGACTTCTACGACGACGCGAACCGGGTGCGCCCGGTCACGCTCAACCGTTTCCAGGTCCGCTACAACAACATCCCCGGCCAGGACAAGCCGATCCAGCCACTCGAGGTCGTCTACACCGGCGGCTACATCCAGGACGAGTGGACCGTCAACGACAAGCTCAAGCTGATAGCCGGCCTCCGCATGGATGTGCCGATCTTCGGTGAGACCGGTTACACCAACGTCAACGCCGACGCGCTGACGTTCCGCGACGAAACCGGCGCCGCCGTGCAATACCAGTCGGGCAAGCTGCCCGACGCCAACCTCCTGTGGTCGCCCCGCCTCGGCTTTAACTGGGACGTCACCGGGAGCCGCAACACGCAGGTGCGCGGCGGTTCGGGCGTGTTTACCGGCAAGCCGCTGTTCGTGTGGATTTCCAACCAGATTGGCAACACCGGCGTGCTGACCGGCTTCATCCAGAACAACAACAGCACCGCGAACCCGTTCAACCCGGACCCGAACGCCTATAAGCCCACCAACGTGACCGGCGCGCCGGCCACCAGTTACGAGCTGGCGCTGACCGACCAGAACTTCAAGTTCCCCCAGGTGTGGCGCACCAACGTCGCCGTCGACCGCCGCCTCCCCGGTGGCTTCACCGGCACGGCCGAGTTCATCTACAACCGCGACGTCAACGGGATGTACTACATCAACGCCAACCTGCCGGCGGCCCAGACGTCGTTCGCGGGCGCCGATAACCGGCCGCGCTGGACCACCAACCGCATCAACAACGTCACCGGCAACCAGGTGAGCAACGCCACCGTGATCAAGAACCAGGACGTGGGCACGGCGTGGAACGCGGTGTTTTCGGCGAAGAAGAACACGTCATGGGGCATGGTCCAGGCCGCCTACAACTACGGCGAGAGCAAGAACACCGTTGACCCGGGCTCGATCGCGTTCGGCTCGTGGAGCAACAACGCGCACTCCGGCGATCCCAACAATCCGGGAACGAGCTACGCCGGCGCGTCGCCCGGCCACCGCTTCTTCATGACCGGGTCGTACCGGAAGCAGTACTTCGGGTTCGGCGCCACCGCGATCTCGGCGTTCTTCGAGGCCAGGACCATCGGTAACGCCAGCTACACCTTCGCGGGTGACATGAACGGCGACGGCGGGTTCAACGACCTGCTCTACATCCACGCCAACACCGGCGAGATGAACTTCGCACCGTTCACGTCGGGCGGCGTCACCTATACCGCGGCCCAGCAGGCCGCGGCATGGGAGGCCTACATTGCGCAGGACTCCTACCTCAGCAAGAACCGGGGGAAGTACGCCGAGCGCGGTGCGGTGTTCCTGCCCATGGTCAAGCGCCTCGATGTCAGCGTCACGCAGGACGTCTTCACGAGCAGCGGGGGCGGCCATCGCTTCCAGTTCCGCGCCGACTTCATCAACTTCGGCAACCTGCTGAACAAGGACTGGGGCGTGTCGCAGCGGCTCGTCTCGAACCAGCCGTTGACCAACCCGGCGGTCGATGCCGCCGGACAGTCGACCTACCGGCTGCGGCTGGTCAGCGGCCAGCTCATGTCGCAGTCGTACCAGCAGACCGCCGACCTGAACGACGTCTACCGGATTGCGTTCAGCCTGAAGTACTTCTTCGGGTCGTAA